A region of the Carya illinoinensis cultivar Pawnee chromosome 16, C.illinoinensisPawnee_v1, whole genome shotgun sequence genome:
CTAGTCTCTTTTGGGACCCATGGAACATGCAAGCTGAGTCCATAGTCCCGACTGCTAGAGTCGTTGACTACTAGGACAACATTTGTAATGCCCTAGTCTTTGAGGTCGAAGAAGTTAGCTCTTGTCCTCTAAAATTATGTCTCccaatacaaatataattttcaaaggttccaaaacaaaacataaattcaTTTACTTCAAACAACTACATAAATTATTCTACAAGGTCATCAATGAAataatccaataaaataaatcaacggATCCACAATCTCCCAATAACCTCAATATAATGAACTAGCAATTACACAAGTCTCAATCAACCAAATAAACATAAGGAAATCTAGTCCACTAGAACAAATTCATCTAATAGCAATAGTACCCTTAGGTACTCAACTCCATATCCTTAACTATTCCTTTCCACGCTTCCTATTTCAAATCCCCAACTGAACGAACAAAATCATCTGAAAATGTTGTGAAGATAAGTgctgagttatcaacaacttagtaagcagatgacatatactagtatgtaaacatgagctaTTTACAGAGTTCCAAATGTAGAACAaaacatgttataaaaatatcagaGCGACAATTCAGAAAATACTCATATTCAAAGGTtctttggcatagcataactgaacatcatcatcatatcatcttatctcatatcattaATTACAGTCATATGGGTCTTGCATACTTTTAATATCTATGAGAGTTGTTTAGATGGATGGTGAATCTATGCTTTACATCAATAAACTCAACCATTGAATAACTTCATTTCTAGCAGGCTATTTAAGTGTGGATGAGAGAGTATATCAGCCGGGCATTCCTATTGTTTCAAGATGTAATTATTGTGTAGAGGGACATGAGGAAGACTTGGAGCATGTGCTTGGCAAGGGTGAATTTGCACaggaaatttggaaaaaagtTTCGGTTGGTATAAGTGTCACTTTTTTGGCACAACAATCTTGGAGGGATAGAATACAACTGTGGTTTGCTAGGTCTAATAGAAACTCACAAGTTGGCATTTTGTTGGGCTTAATTCCAGTTGTGGTTACATGGAGATTGTGGAGAAGGCGTTGTGTTACACGCATGGAAGGAAAATACGAATCTGTCCAACAGGTGTGGTATTCGGTTCTTACGTGAGTGAAGCTTCTTGCAGCTGAAACTAAAGTGAAGAAGCTGTCTTcacaagatttaaaaatattaacaatGTTGAAGATTCAACCAGTACAGCCTTGGCCTCCTAAAATTGACATTGTTAGATGGTTGAAGCCGAATATTGGAAGATTGAAGTTGAATCTAGATAGGAGCTCTCTTGGGAATCTAGGACCAAGTGGAGGAGGTGGAGTTCTTTGAAACGAAGAAGGGAGATTAGTCTTTGCTTTTTCAAAATTCTTTGGCTCTTGTACAAATAATGAAACTGAGCTTAGAGCTATATTTGAAGGCATGAAAATATGCCGGCAGCTGGTTTTTTGTCCATAAAAATTGAATGTGACTCTTTACTTGTGGTGTCTTGGTTTAGGGATTGAGTTTGTACTGTtggttggtttggtttgatttttctATTACTCATATTTTTAGAGAAGGGAACAAAGTTGTGGATAAGTTGGCTAGAGTTAGGGCTTTTGGGGAGGAGTTGCTAGTATTAGAGGCAGTGGATTTGCCACGTGAGGTGCGAGGTTTATACAGGTTAGATCTAATGGGTACAACTTATATTCGGCGTCGGCGTTAATTTCCGGCGTGTTTTTGGGTTGAGGTTcattttgttattgttgatatttatagttttgtTTAGTGGGTTCGGTCTTTTTGTTACGGTATTTCTCTGTCATAAGTGGGGGTTTATTAATATATGTGGGTTGGGGTCACTCTAACTTGTGGCCttgactatttaaaaaaaaataaaaaataaaaaataaaataaaaaacttcatttctaataaaaattgtaatttccTATAACTATTACCAAAAGTGCATTTGATAAATAATTCCTGTTGCATTCAAGCAAACAGATCTTTGACAATATTCATCCTAGAAACACGGAGacttttctaataaaaaattctgaGCTTGACTGCTAGTTTATGACATACTGTTTTGGTGAATAATAACAGTCTGGCTTTCTGAATGTTCTCACGTGCGGTTACTTCAGTTAAGTTTGTCGGTTGGATGTTTGTTCAAGCTGAAAAGTAGAAGTGAAAAATCTAAtggagtatttttttattttattttttacttttttttatttcggCTTTTCTTCTTTACAACATTTGTAGCAGTTACGCTGGTTTTATGTAAATTAGTACTCTttgatttcaattttcaagTCATCTTGGCAAGCAAGTGTTCATCTGAAACTctgttattttttgaagcagATTCGCAATGTCTTGGGTCTCATGCGTAGGGGCGAGAGCTTGCGACTTGAGGTTGGGTTTCTACCTTAACAATGTCTACTCACCAACCACACTACTTATCAAGATAATTCTAGAAAAGCCTAGGAGAATGACATTTTTGTTGACTTAAACAGCCTTGCATGAATAAACTCTTATTTCCTTTGTGATCCACTGATGGTGGGAAATGGATGCTTTTCCGACATGTGACTCTGCTTTTTATCAGGATGTTATGATCCTTGATCAGTCTGTGTTTTTGGTGGTGGCTGATATTCATGATCGGTATAGGGATATGCGACTAGACGTTGACAGCATGTCTTATGAGGTAAAGTATACAATAAATTGAACTATAATTTCTATTTACCTGTTTATATTAGTCATTGTTCTCGTACTACaacatttattttgaattataggAGTTATTGGCTCTGGAAGAGCGTATTGGTAATGTTAGCACTGGATTGAGTGAAGAAACAATTTTAAATCGTCTGAGACAGCGGAAATGTTCAATTGCAGTGGGGTCTCAGCTTGATGCAAAACCATGCTGTATCTGTCAGGTAAATGGCTTACCTGACTCGGGTTTGCTCTGcttgttttcttctctttgcCCAAATGACcagttttcttctctttctgaattattttttattcattgcaGGAGGAATACAATGAGGGAGATGATCTTGGAACTCTGGAATGCGGCCATAATTTTCATACTGACTGTATAAAACAATGGCTGATGACGAAGAATTTGTGCCCCGTTTGTAAAACAACAGCCCTGACGAAATGAGAGGTGAACATTCACTTTCTGGATATTTGTTCTCGTATTGGAAAGAGGGCTTGCCGTGAAACTGTGTCGCCCATTTGAATGAGTGAGTCAAAGACACCGATGCATATTGCCTGCATCACCATTCCTTATTGTTCTGATATGGGAAGCCTGTCCATGACACCACTGGCCAAGAGCCAGagtaaaattttctatttttggagatTGTATTCCGGGTCAGCCATATAACTAGTTTCGAACTTTCCATTTATCAACAAATGATTACCTTGCAATATTTATTAAAGATTCGGCCTATTGGCATTACAGATTGGAGATGATCATATCAGAtattttgttattgttattgtttttatatttttattgtctaGTCCAGATCAATATAAAAAGTAGAGAGCAATGTTCTTACAGTCACATTTTTTGATATACTCCTTAGGGATGCACAGAGCTGGAACGGGTGGTCCAAAACCAGTGAGTTTCCATCATGACATATTAATGACTAGGTGCTTAGGATGCTAAGAGCTTAGGTCATGAAAAAGGGTATTCCAAAAATAGATGCTCCCCGCCGGCCTGTTTCAACAAAGGAATCACACGGTAGGTTGGGAAGTCAATATTTGGAGCTATAAACAAGGACAACTCAAGTCGGTAACATGATGTACCAAGCAATTTTccagaaaaatatataacattagtCTATTTTGGAGTTCTGATTTCCATGGTATTTGCCAatctggtttcgaaatgtggaaACATCCATGCTATCATAATAGTTGTCACTTAGCCAATGGGCCTTCGGGCCGAATGACACTACTCCTATCACCTGATCCTTAGGTGCCATGGGTAATCGACTCATCAGTTCATAATATTTAGAACCCCCCAACTACTACGGCTCTAGTATTCTCTCGAATAAATTGTCTAGAGAAAAAATCCAGTTCAATTTTTGTGCCAAATTGCCAATGGAATAAATTCCAAATGTTAATGAAATTACCATCTCGTACGTGGAAGTGGGAACCCTTTTTATACAACTCCTTAGTTTTTTTAGTAATCCTTTTCGTTATCAGAGAATTAGGAGTTTCGGGTTGAGCTTTGGGTAATGGCTGTCTCGTAAAATATTTTGCCTTGAATTCCTTTAACGTGCAGTGTATTTCCATTGGTTATAAGAACATTCAATTTCCACCCTAGATTAGGCTGCTTAGCTGCTAAAATGTGGGGGTGTAGATGGCATCCCAAGAACCAAAGGGGAATTAATTGTGTTGGAGGTCCAAATTCACCCCTCCTAGGATCTActatttgcaggaataacaagaaaaata
Encoded here:
- the LOC122299690 gene encoding E3 ubiquitin-protein ligase MBR2-like isoform X1 yields the protein MRRGESLRLEDVMILDQSVFLVVADIHDRYRDMRLDVDSMSYEELLALEERIGNVSTGLSEETILNRLRQRKCSIAVGSQLDAKPCCICQEEYNEGDDLGTLECGHNFHTDCIKQWLMTKNLCPVCKTTALTK
- the LOC122299690 gene encoding E3 ubiquitin-protein ligase MBR2-like isoform X2, with translation MRRGESLRLEDVMILDQSVFLVVADIHDRYRDMRLDVDSMSYEELLALEERIGNVSTGLSEETILNRLRQRKCSIAVGSQLDAKPCCICQEEYNEGDDLGTLECGHNLCPVCKTTALTK